The Bacteroidota bacterium nucleotide sequence GTATGATAATCTGTCCCTGTCCGCCGCCTTTTTTGCCGCGTCCACCCGAGAAAAACATCCCACGAAGGAATATTTCAGAAATAATTACAATCGTTCCCATCATCACACCGGCAATCGTCATAAAACGAACATCGCGATTATAAATGTGCGACATCTCATGTGCCACAACACCCTGCAATTCGTCGCGGTTAAGGCGGGCAAGCAAACCTGCTGTTACAGCAATAGATGCCTTTTCAGGAGAAATACCTGTGGCAAAAGCATTCGGCGCATCGGTGTTGATGATGTATATCTTGGGCATGTTTGTAAGGCCTGCGGCAATCCGCATTTCCTCCACAACATTATACAGCTGCGGATGAATATCGGGCGTAATCGGTTTCGCATTACTGGCAGATAACATGATGGCGCTGCCGGATGTTACGCTTACCAGCGTGAGAATTCCCCACACCAGAAATGCTATGATGATACCAATGATACCACCACTGCCATCGGAGCTGAAAGCCAGCCCCACGATGAAGCCCAATACCACAAGCACCAGGCCCATGATAATAAAAAGGAATACAGATTTACGCTGGTTGGCGCGAATTATTTCCCACATAAAAGATTCGGTTTATTGTGACAATTTTCAGGAAAAACTAACCTTGGGAACTGCTTTTTCAGCGACGTCGGTAATTTCAAAGAAGTCGCCCTGCTTGAAGCTGAACATACCGGCAATAACATTTGACGGGAACACCTGAATTTTGTTATTGTAAAACAATACCTGATCGTTGTAGCTCTGACGTGAATACGAAATTTTATTTTCGGTTGATGTCAGTTCTTCCTGCAAAGCAAGAAAACTCTGGTTTGCTTTCAAATCGGGATATGCTTCAACAGCAACCTGCAGTTTGCCCATCAGTCCGCTCAGTACACCTTCGGCGGCAGCTTTATCGGGAATGCTCGATGCCGACATGGCGTTGCTTCTGGCTTCCGTTATTTTTGTAAGGGTTTCACGCTCATGAGTCATATAGCCCTTCACGGTTTCAATAAGATTGGGGATAAGATCATGGCGGCGTTTAAGCTGCACATCAATCTGTGCCCATGCATTCTTTACCTGATTGCGCAGTCTTACTAAAGAGTTGTACATTCCGATAACCATCAGTATCAGAATAAGCGCGATTCCTAAAACAACAAACAATGCGATCATAATAACCTCCTATTTTAAATTTACTTTTTTTATCAGCGACTTAAATTATAACGGAACATTTCGTTCAGCAATTTCAATATTTTATTCTCGCGGTCAATTGATGCAAGCTTGATAACATCATGCAGTTCGCCATTATCAAACCAGATACCGTGCTGCTTTTTGCAGGAATCAACAAGCACTTCATTGTTATTGCCAATGAAAACTTTGTTCATTTTCTTTGAACACTTCGGGCAGCGGCGCGATTTTTCTTTGACTGTTGAATCAACGTGCAATGTAGATAATACACGTCTTTTTTCTTCAGCATCCTCAAGCAGTAATTCCAACTCTCCATCATCGAGCCAGATACCGCTACATGATGTGCAATGGTCTATCTCAACCTGATCGAGTTCCAGAACAATCATTGCCTTTTTACATACGGGACAGTCCATGACCAATAATAATATTGTTAAACGGATGCAAAATTACTACAAAAACAGGCCAAAAAGACAAAAATCTTTAACTCCTGAATTATTATCTAATTTCGTGGCACATTAAACCTTACAGATTCCAATATTTAGTATTTTTATAGCGCTATTGACAAAAGAAAAAATATGTTTTCCGAAAAAGATAAAAAACAGATAGACGCGAAGGGCGCCGACATTAAAACAATTAAAAAGCAAATCAGTGAATTTGTTCATGGCTTTCCTTACATAGACCTCGCAGCACCGGCCACTCCCGGCGAAGGGATAAGAAAAATAGCTGCAGCTGATGCGACACAGATGGCAACATTTTTTGATAAAAAAATGGGGGATTGCCGTGTTGTGAAATTCGTTCCGGCTTCAGGAGCTGCCAGCCGTATGTTCAGCCATTTGTTCGCCTTTATGGACAAGTACACCGGCACTGAATCAGACCATAAAATATACCTGAGCGAAACGGGGTTTAATTCAGCATTCCATTTCTTTAGTGAAATTGAGCGCTTTGCATTTTATGATGATCTGGAGCAATGCCTTGCAAAAAAAAGAGAAAGCATCCAATCGTTGACAGAACACCGGAAACTGAACACCATTCTCGAACAGCTTCTCACAGCCAAAGGACTTAATTATGCCGGACTTCCGAAGGCATTGCTGAAGTTTCACAAATACGATAATCACGCACGCACAGCCGCGGAAGAACATCTGGTTGAAGGTGCAAACTATTGCAAAAGCAGCGATGGCAAGGTACTCATACATTTCACCCTATCGCCCGAACATATTGAATCTTTCAAAGCATTGCTGGATGGAGTTGTTGGGCGGTATGAACAAATGTTCAATGTAACATTTGAAATTTCCTGGTCGGTTCAAAAATCATCTACCGACACGATTGCCGTTGATGCAGACAATAAACCCTTCCGGGAAGCCGACGGCTCACTGCTGTTTAGACCCGGCGGTCACGGAGCACTCATCAGTAATTTGAATGAAGTGGATGCCGATATTGTCTTTATTAAAAATATCGACAATGTTGTTCCCGATTCACTGAAAGAACAAACATTCCTCTTCAAAAAAGTTATCGGCGGATGCCTGCTGCATTTGAGAGAACAGGTGTTTGATTATATCAGATTACTTGAAAATGCCGCTATCACTGACGAAAAATTAATTGAGATTAAACATTTTCTGAAAAAAGAGTTTTTTGTTGACCTCGAAAGTGAATTTTATCGCCTGAAATCAAAAGAAAGAATAAAGCTGCTGCATTCAAAGCTGAACCGCCCGATACGCGTGTGCGGCATGGTAAAGAATGAAGGCGAGCCGGGTGGCGGTCCA carries:
- a CDS encoding LemA family protein, giving the protein MIALFVVLGIALILILMVIGMYNSLVRLRNQVKNAWAQIDVQLKRRHDLIPNLIETVKGYMTHERETLTKITEARSNAMSASSIPDKAAAEGVLSGLMGKLQVAVEAYPDLKANQSFLALQEELTSTENKISYSRQSYNDQVLFYNNKIQVFPSNVIAGMFSFKQGDFFEITDVAEKAVPKVSFS
- a CDS encoding zf-TFIIB domain-containing protein yields the protein MDCPVCKKAMIVLELDQVEIDHCTSCSGIWLDDGELELLLEDAEEKRRVLSTLHVDSTVKEKSRRCPKCSKKMNKVFIGNNNEVLVDSCKKQHGIWFDNGELHDVIKLASIDRENKILKLLNEMFRYNLSR
- a CDS encoding DUF4301 family protein, coding for MFSEKDKKQIDAKGADIKTIKKQISEFVHGFPYIDLAAPATPGEGIRKIAAADATQMATFFDKKMGDCRVVKFVPASGAASRMFSHLFAFMDKYTGTESDHKIYLSETGFNSAFHFFSEIERFAFYDDLEQCLAKKRESIQSLTEHRKLNTILEQLLTAKGLNYAGLPKALLKFHKYDNHARTAAEEHLVEGANYCKSSDGKVLIHFTLSPEHIESFKALLDGVVGRYEQMFNVTFEISWSVQKSSTDTIAVDADNKPFREADGSLLFRPGGHGALISNLNEVDADIVFIKNIDNVVPDSLKEQTFLFKKVIGGCLLHLREQVFDYIRLLENAAITDEKLIEIKHFLKKEFFVDLESEFYRLKSKERIKLLHSKLNRPIRVCGMVKNEGEPGGGPFLVRSPQGEVSLQIVESSQIHLKDPLQREIFMKATHFNPVDLVCSLTAHDGKKFDLHKFIDPETGFISHKTKDGKPLKALELPGLWNGAMSNWNTVFVEVPIITFNPVKTVNDLLRKEHQS